From a single Apostichopus japonicus isolate 1M-3 chromosome 12, ASM3797524v1, whole genome shotgun sequence genomic region:
- the LOC139977312 gene encoding uncharacterized protein, whose protein sequence is MTHIGRDNPRLKDANVGGTLTSVNPAEQRRLNGVLDHLDREKKKRLGTLEWSQREFFIKQVFDHNNDLRFVKASERPKYLEDLPPLLDDVIGVTDAKDELNELTKSPRGGLNPPPTSPIPEEISNDGEESTDVHDSEDFKEQRTNSSGRDNLEGSSLQRHGSETSQWKLPVIKVRAMGLFARSSTAENASEKKTEKVHLPPTPETARRRNFSGDHHGNSKVSSPRLPAASNDGVIQSPSVSPQTSITTTQALLSPAIYRRHMSARRSVDVNDLRMLKSQRSREDLLSSPSSIRRQRSQSKPTISPRGSVDQWSRMFERRNGSLSYGGKTAGHLATSTESITDSSDGECDEKVLRKLVRSLPTHLLLKTREREKETGSRSAGVEEMKRKLLEKCRLDCNQRTVEDPRFKSLANSLTENNKDRLVNIDQIID, encoded by the coding sequence ATGACACACATTGGGAGAGATAATCCTCGATTGAAAGATGCCAACGTTGGTGGCACTCTTACGTCAGTGAATCCCGCTGAACAGCGCCGCCTAAATGGAGTTCTTGACCACCTTGACAGGGAGAAGAAGAAACGCCTAGGTACTTTAGAATGGAGCCAGAGAGAATTTTTTATTAAACAAGTTTTTGATCACAATAATGATCTTAGGTTCGTCAAGGCATCGGAAAGACCGAAATATCTCGAAGATTTACCACCTCTTCTAGATGACGTCATAGGAGTGACAGATGCTAAGGATGAGCTTAATGAACTGACAAAAAGCCCGAGGGGTGGATTGAATCCACCGCCTACAAGTCCTATTCCTGAAGAAATATCAAACGACGGAGAAGAGTCTACTGATGTCCACGACTCTGAAGATTTTAAGGAACAGCGAACTAATTCGTCAGGGAGAGATAATCTAGAAGGTAGTTCTTTACAAAGACACGGGTCTGAAACAAGTCAATGGAAACTACCGGTTATTAAAGTTCGCGCAATGGGTTTATTCGCAAGATCTTCAACAGCTGAAAACGCATCGGAGAAGAAAACGGAAAAGGTACACCTTCCTCCGACGCCGGAAACAGCAAGGAGGAGAAATTTTAGCGGGgatcaccatggtaacagcaAAGTTTCTTCACCACGTTTACCCGCGGCATCGAACGATGGAGTGATCCAATCACCGTCTGTCAGTCCCCAAACGTCTATCACCACTACTCAGGCTCTATTGAGTCCGGCGATTTATCGACGTCATATGTCGGCCAGACGATCGGTTGACGTAAACGATCTACGCATGCTCAAAAGTCAAAGGTCACGTGAAGACTTGCTAAGTAGTCCGTCCAGCATACGTCGACAGAGATCCCAGTCAAAGCCTACAATTTCACCACGTGGTAGTGTCGATCAATGGAGTCGAATGTTTGAACGTCGAAACGGAAGTCTAAGTTATGGCGGGAAAACTGCAGGTCACTTGGCAACGAGTACTGAGAGCATTACTGATTCAAGTGACGGTGAATGTGATGAGAAAGTGCTACGCAAACTAGTTCGTAGTCTTCCGACACACCTGCTTTTGAAAACCCGCGAACGTGAAAAAGAGACCGGAAGCAGGTCAGCAGGGGTCGAAGAAATGAAGAGAAAATTATTGGAGAAGTGCCGGTTAGATTGCAATCAGAGGACGGTAGAAGACCCAAGATTTAAAAGCCTAGCGAATTCATTGACAGAGAATAACAAAGATAGATTAGTGAACATTGATCAAATTATCGATTAG